TCTTTGCTTTTCCTCTGATAAATACAGGGTGGGGTGTGATCCCCGTTCAATCTCCACAGGACCTGGATCTCTGCTCCCAATGGTCCTGACAGCGTCTTGCATTGACTTGGGGATTTGAGGTCAGTCACTCGGCTCCATCCTTCCTTCTGGACTTGGAGAGGTCCGGGTACGATGGGGAGATGAGTCAGTGCAGGGTGGGGGCCTGAGGGGGTGGCCCCCATTTCCTTTCCAGCCCCCTGAACCAATGATCCAAGTTCAAGCAGCTTATCTCTGCTGTTCAGACCATTGAGCTGGTGCCTTGAAGCCTCCGGAACAGCTGTGGGAGCCAAGAATCATTACTCCAGACAAAGAGTGCGGAGCAGACTCAATATCTAGGTTATTACGAAGATGGCCTTGAGAGCTGGGGGCAGTGCCAGGCGCAGATATGGAGAGGGGACAGcgggggtgtgtccagggggcGGGCATGTCAAGGTGCTGGCTTAGAGCCTCTGTGAGCTTCTCAGAGAGCTTGTATTCTGTCTGGTGCTTCAGAGAAAGGGAGGGGCAGTGGCTAGGGACCACTGCCCCATGCCTGCCTCAAGGAGAGGACAGAATCTGCCACCTGATTTTCCTGTTGTCACTGGCTGTCACACATCCTCTCTGTGCCTGGGGCCCAGACTCAGCCCTCTCTCCGGAAGTCTGGCACGTTCTGGCTGGGTCACCTAGACTCCCTCAGGCTCCGTTTCTTTGGCCGTAATAGGGAGCTACTGACAAACACCGTTCTCTACACCCACACCTTTGGCACAACTGCTCACACCCGTCATCTCATCTGCTGTTGTCAAATGGAGAAggtagagggaggggaagaggagctgAGGCTGGCCCACCTGGGGAAGGGGCTTTGAGGGGAGATGGGGAAGTGTCCACTGTGCCTGGGGCTGCTGTTCTACTAAGTCCGtgtgcttcccccaccccaaggcACCGCCACCAAGCCACACGCATAATCCACTTACCACGCTCAGGAAGGGGATGTTGGAGGTATTGCCCAAGAAGTCAAAGGCGACAGAGAAAAAGCCCCTAGGAGCAGAGAGGCGAAGGGAGTGGTCAGTGATGGCCCCAGAGGGGAGGATGAGGGCAGCGAGGCTGAGGTCCCCCCTAAGGCTCCAGCTTTGGCTCCCAAGAGAATGGGCTCCTGGGCACTGGGGGCGGGCGTGCTTCTGCACCCCTGTTTTTTTGAGAGGCAGCCAAGTGGAGTAGTTAAGAATGAAGGCCCTGAGGTCAGgctccctgggttcaaatcttggctctaccACTCACTGGCGCTGTATAAACTTAGGCAAATTTCTTCACTTCTCTGAATCTATTTCCAGCTgtgaaatggggttaataataatCGTATCTACATCATAGGGCCTTACACAGAGAAATGCTtgggaaatgtttatttttattattgttactgtcTTCTCCTCCCTAGACCGGGTGTGTACCGCCTGCCGCATGTTTCCTGGGCTCCAGGCATGGATCGCTATTGGAGGCTGCGCTCACTGTTCTCCCCCACGCCTCGGCGCCCCATTCTTACCACACACCCCCTGGCATGGATGGGTGATCCATGCTTGGAGGCATGGAGGTTGGTGTGGGAAGGGGAGCAGAAATCTGAGTTCTGGCTGAGCTACTTCCTTTCCCTGGGCCTCAGGTCCCTGAGGTTCGCTTGGGTCTCTGAGGTCTCTTATAgctctgaggtttttttttgccCCTTCCATGCTGCTGCAAGGTGTCTTTCTCAAGGTTTACTTTTGGTTAGAACTGCTGAGTCTGCAGTGGCCCCACTCACACTTCcaagtcctcaataaatggtaactattgTCAGAGTTAGTCTTCTTCACTAAATTGCAAGTTCCACAGGAAGTTTCTCCTCGTTTAGTGCCATATCCCCACACCTAGCCCTGTATTTGGCACGTAGTAGGTACTTTTTATATATCTGActatttgaatgaatgactgtTTGAATAATGACATCGTTGAAAAATAATGGGTGGCAGAACGCATGTGAGAGAATTTCATTTCCTGCAATCACACTACATGATGTCTCTGAAGTCTAGGGCATCAGGCCGATCAGGTGTTTTCAAGGCTACACTGAGTAAGCTGATGGTTCCGATTAGCCTAAGGTTCCTGGTCCACAGCTCCTTCCCATGAGTCCCTAAGCCATGATTCTTCTAGCCCACAtcatccccatcccacccctgttCTCTCCACAGTGCCCCAGAAATGGTCTTCCTCagtatccttttctttcttctccttaaaGACCCTTCAGTCTTCTCTGAGACCCTACCCACCCCTCAAGGCCTGTCTCAGGTCCTGCTTCCTCTGGGACACCTCCCTGGCCCTGATGGAGGCCACACACCTTCGCTGAGTTCCACCGTGTCTTTCACCAGGCCCAGGCTGACACTGGACGGGCCGAAGCCAGAGACACCTGGGTCAAGTTCAGATCCTTTGCATACTACTTGTGAGGGCTCAGGCAGGGCTCCGAGCATTGGTTTCCTGATTTGCAAGTAGAGGACAATCCTACAATGGGTTGTGGAGATGACAAAATGAGAGGATGCTTGTGAGCATGCCTGGTGCATGTGAGGGGCTTAGTAGATGTTAGTTCACTGCCCTTCCTCCCTATCTGGACTGCCAGACTTGAGGGCAGGTCCTGTGTCTCCTCCCTGGTGACAGGCACAGTGATGGGGACACAGCAGGTACTCCATGTTTACTGATGGATGGGCTGATTCTTCCAACTTATCCTTCGGCCTATGGTTGGTGTCCACCTGATGCTCCTCCCCATTTTCAACCCTTCCAAGGCTCCCGTCTCTTGCAGGATAAAGTCCAGCTTCTGTATGCGCTGCTGGTCATGCTGCCCAAACCTGACCTCAGCCGTTCAGAGGCCCTGGTGGGCCCATCCAGGGGAAGGGGACCTGCACTCACCTGAAGAGGTTAAAGAAACCATAGGTTTCCAGGGACATGCCCAGGAGGGGCCAGCGCAGGAGCACGATGACCACGCCCCCCAGGAAGAAGCTGGTCCCCTTGAGCTTGTGCCtctggaagaagaaggaaaacgtCTTCCTCAGGCCGATGATGAGGGAGAGGCCAGTCAGGAACAGCAgctgtgggagagggagggggtgggtgtgAGAACAAACACCCTGGCTCCCTCTGCTCCCTCGGGAGTCAGGGGCCAGGCCTGGAGCTGCGCATCAGGCATGCGGCAGGACTTGCTAACTCTTCAAGGAGGGATAATATTGGAGAGGGTGAGTAATTTGAACTGCTTAGGAACAGAAGTGCCCAGAGGCAGGGTGGACCAGGAGACCTTTGAAGGTCTCTAGCTTGTCACCCAATTCGACCCACTTTCTTGGATCCCAAGCACTTCTTCTTATATGATATCATTTCTCATCACACCTCCTAAGTAAGATGGGAAAGATAGTGagattctctccattttacaaaggTGAAGGCTGAAGCCTGAATAGGTTAGGCAGCCACACCCAGAGTCACAGGGCAGTGTCAGGGCTCCAGCCTGTGGCAGCATTCTCCAGGCCCTCCACTCTATGGCCCTGTCACCACCTTCAGCTTGCCTCCCAACGATCCCTTAAGAGTGCCTGGCCTCCTGTCAAGCTTAACTCTCTGGCTTTCTTCCAGCACGTTCCATgctttccctccccttctccataCCTCTTCTCTTGTTCCATCCACCTGGAAGTGCTTTATCCTCTCCACACTCACTTATTTCCTAAATTGTTTTTCATCCTTCTCCCACAGGGCGCGCTCTCTTTTCTCCAAGCACCTTGTTTCATATTAGGTGCGTTTATTTTACAGTGACTTTACCACTGCCCCTGTCTTCCTCCCCAGTCGTGTATGTTGATGTGACATTCCTGTCCCTAGGTGGTGGGATTCTCACGGGGCGTCTGATTCATCTTGGTACCCTCAGGGCCTTGCCCAGAGCTTGGCATGAGAATCCAGGTCCTTAGATTCTCTGTGCCCCATAGGCCTCCCCATCCATCCCCAGCCACCCCTTGCCTGCCTGCGCTTGGTGGTGCCCAGCGCATGGATGGGCTCGATCTGAATAAACTCAGGGCTGACCCTCCCGGCAACGGAGACCTCAGGTAGGTTCACACGGCTTGGGGACTCACGTTTCCGAAGGCCAGGAGCACCGAATCAAAGTACAGGAACATTCCAAAGAGGATGAAGAAGACGCCGAAGCCGGTGGTGCCCACACCAATCTCTGCAATGGGCAAGGAGGCTGTGGTGGGATGGGCTTTGGGGAGCAGCTTGGGATGCTGGAACTTCCCCCCATTGCCGCTGGACAGGTGCCctctggggggcgggggatggCGTGGCTCCATTGCCATCCAGGAATCTTGGCTTCTGTGCTCTCAGGGAATgacaggaggggaagggaaggatgggCACGAATCTATGTTTAGCACCTGGAAACTGCTGGTCAGTTCTATATACTCTGGCGTCCTGTCCTCACAACATCTCTATGAGGTAGCTAGTGATACCCTCACCACTTTCTATTTTCAGTGTCCTCTTGTCTTCAAATGCCACGTCACCTAGATCATTATCAGGGTTGGGTCTCTGGCTGAACACAACCCTCTGCCTACTCTGTTCCTGCCCTCTTGCTTTTGGGAGCCGCTTGATGCCCAACTCACACCAGGGCCGAAGGGTACCACTGAAAGCTCACAGCCATATCCCCAAAGTGTCTCACAGCTGCCCAGCTGGCCTGCCCTATGTCAGGAGGCTTGCCCTCCTGAACAGTTCTTTACAGtgtctccttccttctctaaACCGCCCCGCTTCCCAGCCTTCTGATGACGACCTCTCACACTTGACTGGGAAAGAGAAGTCATTGACTGGAAATGTGCTCATCACCTCGGAGTCTACACCACAGCCAGCACCGTGGCTGCCCTGCCACACACCCCTCGGAACCCTAACTTCAGCCACAGGTAGGCCCCAGCAGCAGCGTGTCTTTTGCTTTGTGTCTCCTCGTTCTTTGAACTACAGGAGTTGGCTCAGAGCCAGGGAGCCCAGCACAGATAGGCTATTTAGGATATGAAGTTCCCTTTCTCTTAAACCCCCTCCATCACACAGAATtgttaattttactttatctGTGCAGCTCTGGTGGTCAACAAATGACAGTTCATTGTgttgcttcatttttaaattgaatcaagttgaaaattttatcttaaattacaataaaatacaagtaaaatttatcatcttaaccatttttaggtatacagttcagtggtactaAGTACATTCACCTTGTTGTGCTATCACCACCACCCAcatccagaactcttttcatcttgcaaaactgaaactctgtaaccTCTAAACAACTCCCCGTTCCCCGctctctctggcaaccaccattctactttctatggTTCTGACCAgtctaggtacctcatatgattggaatcatacagtacgtgtCTCTGtgtgactgccttatttcactcagcataatgtcttcaaggtttatccatgttgtagcatgtgtcagaatttccttcctttttaaggctgaataatattccattgtatgcatatactacattttgtttatctagtcATCTGTGGATGGACGTGGGTTGCTTCcgccttttggctattgtaaataatgctactgtgagCACGGGTGAACAAATATCTCTCCGAGACTctactttcacttcttttgggtatatacccagaagtggaattgctgggccatgtggtagttctattttgaagtttttgagaaaccaccatactgCTTCCCACAGAagttacaccattttacattcccagtagTGGTGTACAAGGGGTTCCAACTTCTCTatctcctcaccaacacttgttactttctgttttttcgctttgttttgtttttgatagcaTCCATCCTAaggggtgtgaggtggtatctcactgaggttttgatttgcatttccttgatgattagtggtgttgagtacctttcatgtgcttgttggtcatttgtatatcttctttggagaagtgtctattcaagtcctttgcccatttttaaaacaggttgtttggggttttttgttgttcagttgtaggagttctttgtatattctgtatagtaaccccttatcagatacaagatttgccaatattttctcctattctgtaggttgccttttcactctgttgattgtgtcctttgatacacagaagttttaaattttcatatagtccagtgtatctatttttttctttagttgcctgtgcttttggtatcacaCCCAAGAAATAATGGTCAAATTCAGCATCATGaagcttttctcctatgttttcttctaagagtttgtttTAGTTCTTACTTAGAGCTAAAATgaactttgagttaatttttacatatggtgTAAGGTATGGGTccgatttcattcttttgcctgtgaatatccagttttcccaacatcatttgttgaaaagactgtcctttctccattgaacgGTCTTGGCACCCATGTTGAAAACCATGTGGCCATATATgccagggtttatttctgggctctcttttatATTCCATTGgtctctatgtctgtctttatgccagtcccacactgttttgattactgtaggtttgtaataagttttgaaatcaggaagtttgaaacctccaactttgttcttctttttcaagattgctttggctattcgagatcccttgagattccatgtgaattttaggatggatttttctatttctgcaaaaaatgccattgggattttgatagattattgcattgaatctgtagactgccttctgtagtattgacatcttaacaatattaagtcttccaatccatgaatatgggtcTTTctacctatttgtgtcttttaaaatttctttcagcaacattttGTAGTTTCCAGGGTACAagccttttgcctccttagttaggtttattcctaagatTAGGTTTACTGGCTAAATTATATTTacaactgaaagaaaatgaaacacaattGTCTTTCAGGTAGGTAGTTAATCTTTCCTAATCTGTTACCATACAGACCTTAAGAGGATTAGGATCAGTTCCAGTATAGAAATAAGGCCAAAGGACtttaaaagatctttaaaaatacagagatgAGATTTATTGTTCAAATTATGGATTGAAACCTCGTTCAACTCATATTCTAGAAAAATGCCGGTCTAATTGGGTCTCCATTTTGGCAGAGCTGGGTTTGCTAGGAATGAGTACAACATCATTTCTCTCAGCatatccccccccgccccccccccccagaatcCAACTGCTACTAATGGCAATTCCTCCTGTTTCTGACAAATCTCCATAATCTATTTAAGTTTGTTTCCTGTTTCCATGTCCTAGAATGCCTGCCTGAATTAAATCTCTTAGAACCCAAGACACTGGGTAGAGCACAACCCCCTTGGTCATTATGAAGTTTGTGTTCTGTCTTTCCATGTTGCATGATTTTTCTACCCTCAGAGACAGTGAGTTGAGGATCTAGAAGTACATCTATCTTGTCATGATAATTTTACACGGGCCAGGGTACTGTGGAGGAAGACCACAACCATATTTCTTTAATCTGAATGACAAaggtattttaagtttttatgcCCGTTATAAAAATCTCTTATTAGCTTACACTCACCATAAAAATAGGTCAGTTCTGACAATACACCCTTCTGGTCTATCTCCCTTAGTAGATATTTTTGTGTGGAAACATAACATGGGCATTTTAttgggttttcattttgttttgttagaaTATCCACATGCCCATGCTGTAAACACTTAAGTACAGCCTCTTACTCATTTTGTAGAAATCATACATTTCTCAAATTCATATTTCATGTCTTCTATATTATACTTTTTTCTGCAACAATGATTTGCTGGCTTGTATGGTTATTACTTTTCCGACTTGTTCCACACTGCCCTTCAAGGGCTGGTGCATTTCCACAATTTTTCTGCAATGGAGGCAGCCTTCTTTATGGGCCACAATTAGTGCTTCCAGCGTTCAGCGGAGAAACTACACAGTACCCCACAGAAAAGGGTCAGAAACTGTGTTTCTCACACACAAGCCTCAGACCTTGCTCTGCCTCTCACCTGTGGAGTAGCTGAGGGATTTCAGTCAAATTACCAGCCAGGGGCTGCTCCTGAAGTTCTTCTTGGGGCAGAAAGCATGGCAGAGAGGGTGGGGGATGGGACACATCACCAGGAGTGACAGAAGTGCCTGCAGCCCACCGTCCCCAGGATGCAGTTGGGGCAGTGCACCCCTTGCTGGAGGTCACCCAGTCTCCAGGCTCTGGGGCAGAGAACAGCTGGGAGACTGACGGAACTCTCCAGAGAGGCCTGGCTCTCCAGGGCGCCACCTGGTGAGAAGTGGGGCCCTCACCAGACCGCAGAGAACAACCGGGCTGATGGCTGCTCCAAAGTCCTGTTTAGATCCCGCCCTGCAGCACTAACTGAAGCCGGGTTCAATGTCTTTCTTGCTTCCAGAAGCAGCTACAGCTCCAAGGAACGCAATATCCCCTGGAGCAGGCGGATGGGTCCCTCTGGTCTGAGGCTGTGCAAGGGAGCCTCAGACAccattcactttctctctctctctctttctcttttcttttttttttaaaaatttatttggctgtgttgggtcttcattgctgctcacgggctttctctagttgtggcaaacaggggctactcttcgttgcggtgtgcgggcttctcattgcggtggcttctcttgtcgcagagcagggctctaggcgtacgggcttcagtagttgtggcacacaggttcagtagttgtggctttcaggctctagagtgcaggctcagtagttgtggcgcacgggcttagttgctctgcggcatgtaggatcttctccGAACATGGCTCAAACCCGcgtctcttgcattggcaggtggattcttaaccactgcgccaccagggaagcccagcaggcggattcttaaccaccgccagggaagtccctctcccacttttttaaaaatcaatatcaaATGGACATAAAAGTTGCAAGTACagtacaaagaatttttttcctgaaccatttgaaagcAGTTGCCACCGGCTATCTCATCGCCCCTGAATACTTGGCTGTGGTTTCCTTTATTCTCCTATACAGCCAGGACACAACGTCAAAGTCAGGAGATTAACACTGATACATTACTACCATCCAACCCTCAGACCCCATTCAGGTTTCATCAGTTGTCCCAGTCATATCATTCACGGCAAAAAGATCCAATTCAGAATCACCTGTGGCATGTGGTTGCCATGTCTCTTCAGGCTGTTTTGTCtgaaacagttcctcagtctcTCCTTGACATGACCTTGACACTTATGAAGATTTGGGCCAGTTATCCTGTAGCTGTCCCtctgtttgggtttgtctgatgtttcctcgtGACTAGGTTCAGGTTATGCAGAGATATCAACAAGAGGTGATGCTGTGTTCTTCTCACTGCATCTATTAGGTGATGCACAGCTTCAATTTGACCTGTTACTGAATGATGCTTCTTTAAGTACTTCATCAAGGCGGAGTCTGCAGGCCCCTCCACC
This sequence is a window from Globicephala melas chromosome 1, mGloMel1.2, whole genome shotgun sequence. Protein-coding genes within it:
- the GOLT1A gene encoding vesicle transport protein GOT1A, whose product is MISITEWQKIGVGTTGFGVFFILFGMFLYFDSVLLAFGNLLFLTGLSLIIGLRKTFSFFFQRHKLKGTSFFLGGVVIVLLRWPLLGMSLETYGFFNLFRGFFSVAFDFLGNTSNIPFLSVLFRRLQGTSSMV